TGGGGGATCGAGGTCAAGGGCAGTGCTAGCTTTAGATTGGCTGCTAAGATGAAGGAAATCAAACAGAAGTTGAAAGTATGGAATAGAGAGGTGTTTGGGAGGCTGGACTGTAACAAATCTTCAACCCTGCAACAATTAGATTTCTGGGATTGGGTGGAAAGCGAGAGAAGCTTGACTGTGGAGGAAacaaagttaaaaaaagaagaaaaaaaaagttataaaaagtgGGTGCTTCTGGaggaaattcattggagacaactTTCAAGGGAAATCTGGCTAAGGGAGGGGGACAAAAACACGGGCTTTTTCCATCGTATGGCAAGTGCCCATTGTAGAAACAATTCCTTGGACAGAGTTAAGATTAATGAGTGGCTTTTAGAGGAGTAGGAAGTGAGGGAAGGAATTGCTAACGCCTTCCAGCAGCTGCTTTCAGAAGATACGGGATGGAAGACGGATATTGGGAGGCTTCAACTTGATCAAATTAGTCAACAAGAAGCGGAGAATCTGGAGATTCCTTTTTTAGAGACTGAGGTTCATTCGGccttgatggagatgaatggggacaaagcccctGGTCCGGATGGCTTTACTGTGGCCTTTCGGTAAAGCTGTTGGGACTTTGCTAAAGACGAGATTCTGGAAATGTTTAAGGAGTTCCACGAGCATAGCTATTTTCTTAAGAGCCTCAATAATACTTTTCTGGTattgattcctaagaaaagtGGGGCTGAGGATCTTGGAGATTTTAGACCTATCAGCCTTTTGGGGGGGctttataaattgttggctaAAGTGCTAGCTTACAGGCTTAAGAAAGTGGTTGGAAAGGTGGTTTCCACTGCCCAGAATGCCTTCGTGACTagaagacaaattcttgatgcatccttaattgcaaatgaggtgatagactcgtggcaaaaaggaaaagagaagggGCTTATCTGCAAATTGGAcatagaaaaagcttatgatAGCATCAACTGGAAGTTTTTGTTGAAGGTCTtgcaaaaaatgggctttgggtctaAGTGGTtggggtggatgtggagttgctTGTTTTCAGCCAAATTCTCAGTTTGGGTTAATGGGGTGTCAACTGGCTTTTTCCCAAGCACTAAGGGGcttagacaaggagatcccctaTATCCCTAcctctttgttatgggaatggaagtgctagATGTCCTCATTAGGAGAGCTGTGGAGGGGGGATTCTTATCAGGGTGTAGCATTCGGGGTGGTAGTAGATCCACTTTGAATATCTCCCATTTATTCTTTGCTGATGACATAATTGTGTTCTGTGAGGCAAGCAAAGAGCACCTAACTCACTTAAGTTGGATTCTCCTTTGGTTTGAAGCTGTTTCAGGTCTAAGGATTAACTTAGCCAAAAGTGAAATTATCCCAGTTGGTGAGGTGGATGAGATTGAAGAGTTGGCAGTAGAGTTAGGCTGCAGGGTGGGCTCCTTGCCCTCTCAGTATTTGGGTCTTCCACTAGGGGTTCCTAATAGGGCTccttctatgtgggatggggtggaagagagagtaaGGAGGAGACTTGTGCTTTGGAAACGGCAGTATATTTCCAAAGGGGGGAGAATCACACTCATAAAAAAcactttggctagcatgccaatctatcaAATGTCTATTTTCCGAATGCCCAAGATTGTTGCTAGAAGGTTAGAGAAAGTGCAAAAGGACTTCCTATGGGGAGGGGGAAACTTGGAGGGGAAAATTCATCTAGTtaaatgggaggtggtttgtACAAACAAGAACAAAGGTGGGCTAGGCCTAAGGAAGCTAGCCCTgttgaacaaagccttgcttGGTAAGTGGATATAGAGGTATGCTTGCGACaaagataatctttggaaacaagtgatcacgacgaagtatgggcaagagggtCTTGGATGGAGGTCAAAGAAGGCTAATGGGGCGGTtagagtaggggtttggaaggaaatcttGAAAGAATCTGTTTGATGCTAGGATAACATGGTGTTTCTAGTTGGGAAGGGCACCAAAATCAGATTTTGGATAGATATTTGGTGTACTAATACAACGCTGTTCCACTACTTCCCTCACCTTTTTGTCATGGTTGTTCATAGGAATGCAACAgttgaggaaatgtgggatcaaaattctggtcaaggaggttggaatctaaattttttgagggactttaatgattgggagctggatatGGTTGGGGATTTGCTCCATGTTTTGAGGGGTCATAGGCCTTCTTTGGAGGAAGACTCAGTTCTTTGGAAGCGAGGAAGAAATGGTCATTTCAGGGTCAAGAAGCTTATAGTTTGTTGGCCAATCCTAATGACATTGTTTTTCCTTCAAGGTTTATTTGGGTGgatagggtgccaactaaagtcgctttctttgcttgggaggcgacGTGAGGGAAGGTGCTTACTCTGGATAGGCTCCAGATAAGAGGGTTGCAACTTCCTaattgctgttttttgtgtggttgtgaagaagaaaatgtaaatcatattcttatacacTGTATAGTGGTTAGAGCCTTGTGGGATATTGTTCTTGGGTTAGTAGATGCAAATGGGTCTTTctagaaactgtaaaggaggtcttaactAGTTGGAGGGACCcctttgtggggaagaaaaggaaaaaggtttggaaatccatcccattgtgtattttttggacggtttggaaggagaggaatagattagcttttaggagGGATGTGTTGAATATCCAAAaactaaagaatttttttgtttgtaatttatggagCTGGACCAAATTGTATTTAGGTGAGGAGTCTCTCTCCCTTATAGGTTTTTTGGAGTGGGTAGCATCCACTTAAGGGGAGGTGAATCCTTTATGGTTTTGTTGTCTTTAGAGGCCTTATCCGCCTTGTTTACCCCCTATATGttttgtggctttttgcctcttttttaatgcatttcttttttacttatcaaaaaaaaaaaaaaaattcctaccCCTTCAGCATGACGACCAGATTTGGATGAATTCATTAATTGTTTTATGCCTCTAGTTGGAGTGGCTCTGGGATTCTCCCAAAAAGTGACactggtttttttgttttccttgtttaCAGTAGCAATCAAATTCATCCTAATGTGAGACAAAGTGTGATCTCCTCTTTCCCACACTATGGCCATTCAGGCATAGTTGAGGCTGCACGGGATCTTTTCAATCAAGTTGAAGGAAATGCTGGCGCTGGTGGTAAAGACATGACTTGTTCTTCTACCTTATTGAAAATTGTTGAGTTACCCTTTTGTCACATTATTTTGACATCTtacaaattaaacatatttagtCATTTAGAGTCCTTTTTAGATGCACCTATTGTTATTTTGGATGGTATCTCATTGAGTTATTTCTACATTTTATGCATACAAGTTCatgcttctttgttttttaataacCCCCACAaataattataatcaaattGAAAGAAAAGGTTCTGGAGAAAGATCTAagtgaagaagaaaaattgaaatttcaaaaacatATCCAAATTAGGGGATTAGAAGTGACTTCAAAAGTCACATCTCTTCTCTCTAGCTGAGGATATCACTGATGATGAACCAGCTTGAACCAAAACACCTATAACGCGAGTGCACAGAGCTCTCTTCAATCTTCTGATCTGCCTCTTAGCAAAGCCCCCAACTGTCAATCTTGGAAAAACTATCATGGTCTCTCTTCTGTGATCCTTCAGGACACCTTGTATGCTTGACCTCCTTGACAAATCTCACTTGTATTTACCTTTTTGTTAGCTGTTACCAAGCTACAGCCTTGACCTCAGGGGGAACCTGGCTTTGCTAATTGTATTTTTTGGGTAAGACACTTTCTAATTGTTAGTTTCCACAAGGATGGAAAGGAACTTGGAGTTAAATGATCTGCTACCGTGAAGAGGTCAACACCTTTCATCTATGGAATTTGAAAGGAAGGTGAATTTTTCCATAGAGAATAGGAGTAATGTGATGTTATTGGCACTGAGATTCTTAGACAATTCTAAGTTTGATGAGGAGTTGAACGGATGAGGAGAAAGGTCGACAATGAAAGCTCCTTCCACTTTGAAGCTGTGAAGCATGGGAGTAGAAGTGTCTCTATGGAACTGATCTTCCAATGTAGActtctcaaaaacaaattttgaactGTTTCCAACAACCAAATTACTGCAGGAAAATGGCAGCCTAACAGCTGTCTTTCCTGGGACAACGTCCTCTTGGGCCAACTGACAATGTCTCTCCTAACTAATGTTCTCTATTCTGCTCTGCTGATCCTAACTAGAGAAAAGAATCTCCAGCTTCATTCAAGTAGCCACTCTCTTAGAAATACTTGTGGCAGACACAAACTAAATAGAAATATGAATTAGCCACTACTAGatgaaggagattttgaaggcaGTTAAGGTTTTTCCAGTCATCTATTCTATTGGATGCATTTTTGAGAACACAGTCCCAACACCGTGTCTCTGGTGTTACCATCTAAGTGAAAGCCTAGGTACCTTAGCAAATAGCCCAGATTCACAATGAGACTGGCTAAAAATCAAAACCTCTTATTGGACCCTAATGGGTTGCAGGATTCTTTTATGTGGCTTTATTCTGAAAGCCCCATATATTCCCAAAGAAACTTAAGGAAAGTTTGTGGCCTTTTTccaaatggaagaaaagaataTGGTACTATTGGCAAACTGGAGGTTTGAAATTCTGATTCTATCTCTCCTTGATACAAGTTCTTAACAGTGCCTATGCTCTCAGCCCTAAAAATTATCCTGTTAAGAATGTTGACCACCAATGTGAAAAAGGAAGGAGAGAGGGGATCCTTATCTCAGCCCTATCAAGGCCTTAGACTGCCCCTTTGCTCCACTGTTGATGGTAACGGTGAAGGTGGCAAAGGATAAACAGCCTATATTGGACATTCTTTAATGCCTCACAgatcatttttctattaaagGCGTGGTCCACAAAGCTTCAGTTCACATGATTAAAAGCCTTCTCGAAGCATACTTCAGAGGTTAGCTGGACAAATGTTGTGAGCTTTGCTAATTTGGGCAGGATTTTTTGGATAGCTGCAGCCAGCTGTCACTGCCCTTATTGCCTTCAGCATTTGTTTGGTTCACAGCTATCTTAAGTAGGGAATGGACATTGTATATCCAATTATAGGATTATCATGTTTGTATGAACATAACTTAGGAAGAGTTACCATATATAACATTACAACTATTggagtgcatgatatacattgtgggcccaaatcctacaagcttagCTTTTTAGGAAATTGGTTGTCTAACACGGTATCAGATCTAGGTTTGGAGGGAGGTCATGTGTTCAAACCTTACCGTATGTTTATTTCCCCACTTTATTAAGCCCAAAGGAGGCTATTTGTGGTTTGTTTATTTGTAGGGTTGTGTGTTCCTATGTGTCTTTCCACGTGTGGGTATGAGGTCATACTTGAGGGAGTGTTGGAGTGGATGATATACATTGTAGGTCAAATCTtataagcttaagcttttagtaAAATTGATTgtctaataaaaatttgataatttttttttttttgccaaccCTTTGTGCCAAATGCTTGTGATGCTTTACTATATATGTTCTTGTTATGGATCTTTGTTATCGTCAATGATGTTAAATGAGTGCCCAAGTTACCACCACCTAATCGAGGTTTGAGACCTGTCTAAAGgcttcttataaaaaatttctactTGTGAGACTATGATCTTAAATTCAATTCTGCCTTGAACTTTATTTCCCCTTTTGATGACTGGTGATGTAGATAGTTCACCAAAGTCAAGTGGCTTCCTTTCCTCATTGCTCCAAGATGGATGTGAGTGTGAGGGTTATAATGTTCGTATAGTGGGGCATTCCCTAGGAGGTGCTATTGCTGCATTGCTTGGAATAAGGGTAATGATTTTGCTCACTTTCTTGAAGCGTATTTCCATTTATTCTTTTACATGCTATCTCCTGGTTCATGACCGAGTAGTTAGATATTTTGATGAGGTGACCTGTGACTAAATACCTGTTGGCCATGCCCTtgttgaaaaaaacaaacattatgCATATTTGTCAATAGAGATTCAAAATTGTGCATTTTATATTAGTATCCTGAGTGTAGATTCTTCATTATATCACCTTCATGATTTTTTTCCAAATGTGTgattcaatgttttaaaaaaaatgatttctcaaCTCAAACCTTGGACAAAACCTACATGTTGAGTTACTTGAGTTTTCTGAGCTATAATCTAGGTGGTTTTTTGTCTAAGTATTTTAAGGAGTACCAGTGGTGGTTCCTCCATATCTCTTGAATTTGAGCACAAGTGGAACATCCACATCTTCAGAACTTCTTAGTAAGCTGTGCACTTTTGgttaattattatcatatagTTTTTTGACTTTGGAGAATTGGACTATGAGACTGTCTAAGCAGAATTATTTTAAGGCCAGTGATTGGTCTCCCCTTAAATGTGTTATATGGGACACTTGGGGCCTGGTCGGCAATGCTTTTAAAGATAGTTacaaaaaaacagtttttgaaaacaattcttaaaaacggttttaaattgttttcaggaacaaaattttgttttgaaactcaaatatgaaaaacaattttcttggTGATTCTTCATGAAGGTACTGTACACTTAAGTATAATGcaaaaattcttcatattttcaattgttgctcAAAACACgctataaaaaacaaatgaaaaattttcaaatttgttctaaaaaaataataaattttcagaataaattgttaaaaaccTGTTTCTGtcaaaagtttgtcaaacatgttttatgagttagaaaattattttctgttctgaagaatagaaaaccatttttaataaCAGTTTCCAAATAGATCCTTAGTTTTTCTTGAGGTTAATGAACAGTCATCTATGCTTAGAATGGATAAGAATTGATGAGGGCCAATTTCCTTTGTTGGAGGGTTTCTAGCTTATAAATGCTGTCAAGATTGGAtgctatttttcatttttcttttgtttttttcttttatttttgtcatgATGAAAATGCAatgcccttttctttttttgtcagTTGTATGGCCGATACCCAAATTTACATGTCTATTCCTATGGGACCCTTCCATGTGTGGATTCAGTTGTAGCAGATGCATGTTCAGAATTTGTCACAAGGTAATTGCAAATGATACCAGTTGGTCCAAGGCAAGTTATTGTCCTCTTTTGCTGTTCTTTTCATGTGTTCCTACCAATTCAGTGAATAACAATTGTAGCAAGGATTTGTATATAGATTTTCTATTGCCTGGGACACCTAATAATGGAGGTGCTTGAACTTCATGCAGCATTGTATATGGCAATGAATTTTCAGCACGACTTTCAGTTGGATCAATCTTGCGGCTTCGTGGAGCTACGCTTACAGCTCTATCAGAAGATACCACAACTGATACAGCTGTGATATTCAGACTTGCACGTCGATTGCTGCATTTAAGCAGGTATCGAGGAAGTAAAAACAAGGAAAAGGGTCCCGGTTTAGATATCCATCCTGGGGCAGTAACGGCTGAAGGTATAAGCCACATCCATGGAAGCCAGCATATGAATAATACCGAAGGTATCCCTCATCCACATAATTTATTGTGAGCTGAAAATTCATTAGTCACATTTGCTATCGTAAGGATGAAAGTCACGCCCTACATGATTTATTGGGCTGAACAGTTTGATTTTCACTGCAGGGAACAGGACACAGGATCGAGATACTTCACTCTGGATAGAGGCTGACATGAAAAGTAGTTCAGATGAAAGTGATCTTGGTGACTCGCCAGATAGTTTTTGCAATCCTTTTGCTGAAATCACTGCAGACATAATTCCATCAGATGATCCTGTATCTGAGTTTATGGAAGCTGTCCCAAGCTCTGATAATGTGTCAGCTGGAGATCCCCATGATATATTTCTACCAGGCCTTATCATTCATATAGTACCGCAGCAAAGGAGCTTCCATTTGCCTCTATGGAAGGGCTGCAGAATCCAAGAGAAGGCACCGAGCTATAAAGCATATATATCAGATAGAGAAAGGTTCAAGGATATCATTGTTTCACCATCTATGTTCCTTGACCATCTCCCTTGGAGGTATCTGAACTCACTTGTACTTTCCATAGTTGTTTAAACTGTTTGCAACATAGGAACTTGACAGAAAAGTATACACCTGATGCCATTCTTTCGACCAAATTCATGTTTTACAGATGCTACTATGCCATGCAAAAAATATTGGGGACTGAACATGCCAAAAATCTGCTTGATGAATCAGAAATTGTGTGAGTTCTGCACAGCAAGGCCATTCCTAAACTCTTCTCTTCTATGGGAATGGTTCCCTCCCAACTGCATCTCACTTCCATCCTTGTCAGGCATTGGAGGCTCAAATTTTCCCAATGATTGGCTTGATGAATCTCAAATGGTATGAGTTCTAAGAAGTGAGATCATTTCTGAACttgggcctttttttttttctatggtaGATTCCCCAACTGTAGGGATTTACTTTCTTCCTTTGCCATGCAGAATTGCAGCTCTAAATTCTGGATTGAAGGCCAAAGGAAAAATTCGACGATCAGGTTCTGGCAAACGTTCTTTTCCCAAATCTTGAACAGCATAATAGGAGGCATTGTACAAGCAAATAGATGCTCAAAGCTCTAAACCCCAATTTCAGATGGTTCATAGAAGTTTTGTAACCTCGTATTCTTCAGTTTCATAAAGTAAAATGTATCTTAGGACAGAAAGATACACCCTAGGTTTTATTAGGGTCCTTGAAGCTTAACCTTCCTTTAAGTGGAAATGAAATATATACTatattatatatgtaaattttGTAGGCAAGTTCCTTAGAACACTGGAATAAGACATGGGGATAGGAAATTCACTCACCCCACTGCCTTTGGATTACAATTAGAAATGAGGATAGTTCTTATTGAAATATATGATTagaaagatgagttttgaaatgATTTCTATCGTATTTGATTTTCAgagaattgagattttttattttttatttctcatgaTCCTAACGGATCCTAACCAGACTTGCTTATTTTCTTGATCAATACTGCTGCAAAGTATCATTTTTCTCTAGTTTCAGCCCAGGGTAGCTTTGGTCCTGGGCCTCAATCCAGGCCTTGACCCAGCTAAAAGGCCCAACTTTTCATGGTCACATtaattggtctattaggctcaACGGTTTAGCAAATTAAAGCCCGTTtgttagtgattttaggaaacgtttttaatatttttaatacttgaaaatcttcataattcaagtgttagaaatgttatAAACGCTTTTTAGAATTACCCCCAAACGCACTCTTAGTTGTGATGCATGAATCATACATTACAACTACAAATATTGGAGTTGGAAGAGTCAAAAAATACAACACGAGAGATTTGGATATTTCATAAGTGTTTCCAATGGTCTCATTTTCACGTGAgacttagaatattttgatGGTTGAAGATTGAATTTCAGAAGCCCAACTTGTAGGAAAAGAATTCCATGAAAGGTTTCTTCAATGTTTAGGCATGTTTCATTTTCCCTGGTGGAAATAGTGGCTTTGTTGCAGGAAAATGACTCCAATTTAAGCTTTATGACCTTTACATGTTGTTTGTTATTCTTTCTTAGAAGTCAATTGTCTTTTCAACTACAAAGCAGATTTGAATACATTGGTAATGACAGATGAACATATAGAGGGAATGTTGAATTGATGAGCCAGACaacaaattgattttgaactcaTGAGATTAGTAACCTGGATTAATCAGCCCCTGTTCCCATTGATTCAAACCTTAGTTTCTGACACCCAAAAAAACAGTCTGacattgattttcaaatatttcattaatgAGTTTTTATTTGCGTAGACCATGACCGATGACAGGTCATGATTAAGTGTCCCTTGCTCGATCTTGAAAACAAGGAGAGGACAAGTGATGGGATTGTTGGAGACAAATCACATGAGACCCCCAAGGGAGAGATGTTAGAAGATGAAGGCAACAATGCATGTGTCTTCACATATTACAGATGTAAATGAGAAATCATGGCTTCATTTGGAGTGACTTTCTCCTTACCACGTGAATCAAGAGTTATGCAACTCTTATAATTAGTCCAAGCTTCCAAGTCAACTCCATGCCTCCATTGCAAATGAGAAACCATGTTGGCTTGGTGTTCTACCATGTGTTTATGCACCTTGCCATGAAGTAAATATATCCAACCCATAACCGAAGTGTTCAaagattttctttcaatttttcataGAAGAATTCTCAAGAAATATACTTGTCACCTAGTTCATATATATAAGGAGGTATGAAATTAATGTTATGTCACTTCGTGCATGTTAGATAGTGAAACTGGGCCTGGCATGTCTCACACAGTCAAACCATGATGGCCGGAGACAAGGGACACAAGAAGAAACAGTGAATGCTTGTCCATGACACCCCCAGTGGGCCATGGATGATTAAGGAAAAAGATGGACAATTAATTAGCTATATATGTTGAAAGAAAAAGATTCTAGAGAGTCAAGTCAATGGGAGATTCAATACCCTGAAACAAAGGCAAACTTATCTAGGAATATTGGAGAAAAATTTGCAAGTCAGTTTACCAATCTCATGATTATGACCGGAATAACAAAAATCTAGTGTCACGTGTGGCATGAATACGAACACGGTTTATGACAATAATGAAGGGATTTGATCTCACATTTAAGAAGATACTCTTTTACTTCTTAACTAGTCAAATTATTTTACATGCCTAAGTTTAAGTAATTTTATTGtcatttccttattatttgattctggatttttcttttttcttttttttttttacttctagaTGTACGATTGAGTTAAAAATCTTGACAATTGAATCATGAGGTTCATGAGAATGATTTGATTATATCAACCCTaaagattaattaaattattccaaactaaAATAACATTTCTTAAGTTATGAAATCTATCAAGGAATGATAAAACCAATTCAAAGATCAATAGAATTTGCATACAAGCTGTCTGatgaaattaagaataaaaatcaaCTTCAAAGGTTCTTAGGAAGTCTAAATTATGTGTTGGATTTTTATCTTAATCTTAGAGTCATTATCAAACCTTTGTTTCTTCAACTTAGGAACAATTCTAAGCCTTGGACCCAAGTTGATATCGAAATAGTCAAAAGGGTTAAAGAATAGGTTAAGAGTCTTCCTTGATTAAGGATCCTCAACCCCTTACCCTTTTATTAGTGTGAACTAAAGATTAATTCGATTAGAAATAATTACATCTAAGATTAGCCTCAATCAATTAAATTTAGGAGGTTCCATGTGAAAACACCATCTTTTAAAGGAATTTTAGCTTTTATGTAATGACCATGGAAACATCCATAAGTTTGTTTTGAAGGAATATGGGAGAAAAAGTATGTGGAAGGTTTTCAAAATTACGATAAGATAAATCATGTGTAAGAAATAAAAGATCTATGTGATTCACAAAATTGCTTATGTGGATGAATGGGGAAGCATTTCATTTCTCTAAACTCGTTCATATTAATGATTATTTCCATTTCTTGTTTTCAAAccattcattcatttaaatatctttttgccattatttctttctttttcttcttatcaTCTTACAAATGATCCTAAAAAATGGAACATGAGCTTCATATTGGTTCTTCCCTATTTCCTTCCaacttgttcttttcttttacattaCATGCATCATGTTCAAAAGGAtgtaatggtttttttttttcatctaattgTTTATCTTTTGAGGATCAACATATAGGTTTATCCATGGTAGATCTCACAACTTCTCAAGATTGAttcataaatggaaaaaaaaaaaaaaaaaaaaaaggaaataaaaaatttgttgcAACTAAATCCAAGATCAATTTACATGCTACTacaagttttttgtttcctagggtgcaaaatataatttttgagaatttaatttttcttggaTGCTTAGTAGTTATTATCAACTTGGCATTCAACTTTTAGACTCTTTTAAGTAGAATAGGAtacaattgattaattaattaggttTAGAATTaggatttagatttttttttcttaatttattttctttgctatATGTATTGTTAAAATTCTAGTTATACTAACCAAGATAATCATCTTAGGTGAATAGGGTGACGGTCACTTTTGTAAGTTTAAACTTAGAGAATGCAAGTGACAATATAccaataatataataaaaatcaagagaaggacaatttgcaaataaataaactaagggaaaaaagaaatgcaaactcaagattttatagtggttcaacgcAACTTAGTTGACAACCATTTTCTTCAAGCTCCTAATTGGGTAACGGTTTCACTAACAAGCCT
This region of Vitis vinifera cultivar Pinot Noir 40024 chromosome 5, ASM3070453v1 genomic DNA includes:
- the LOC100248021 gene encoding uncharacterized protein LOC100248021 isoform X2, translated to MRSALRQVQGISKMKYKTWLWWTRFAMVITILQFVGATYLIFHVAKHTSNDGTSNDCVLGTVPKGYQWKKHIVVAYMILVCFVALVQCFTGSDVLRWRSFYATQDNAWKAHYREVFDRGIREALCCLGRFKYLSALEEDEVHSVARLLGDLVAYRASGTGHLELLAGLALLKTQSQLPKSYEGSLEASVERIQDAAVFHPFAEAAYTGLLLDFGRNPILFPCVWIYRQGFLSPWTRNRQPVLQGDNWWRGHAAAFLKYVRLSPEVLRLGRVCQAKCEAAYFVVVLHHLRSVVIAVRGTETPEDLITDGLCGECSLSVEDLDGLINSNQIHPNVRQSVISSFPHYGHSGIVEAARDLFNQVEGNAGAGDSSPKSSGFLSSLLQDGCECEGYNVRIVGHSLGGAIAALLGIRLYGRYPNLHVYSYGTLPCVDSVVADACSEFVTSIVYGNEFSARLSVGSILRLRGATLTALSEDTTTDTAVIFRLARRLLHLSRYRGSKNKEKGPGLDIHPGAVTAEGISHIHGSQHMNNTEGNRTQDRDTSLWIEADMKSSSDESDLGDSPDSFCNPFAEITADIIPSDDPVSEFMEAVPSSDNVSAGDPHDIFLPGLIIHIVPQQRSFHLPLWKGCRIQEKAPSYKAYISDRERFKDIIVSPSMFLDHLPWRCYYAMQKILGTEHAKNLLDESEIV
- the LOC100248021 gene encoding uncharacterized protein LOC100248021 isoform X3 gives rise to the protein MALVDPICNGTVPKGYQWKKHIVVAYMILVCFVALVQCFTGSDVLRWRSFYATQDNAWKAHYREVFDRGIREALCCLGRFKYLSALEEDEVHSVARLLGDLVAYRASGTGHLELLAGLALLKTQSQLPKSYEGSLEASVERIQDAAVFHPFAEAAYTGLLLDFGRNPILFPCVWIYRQGFLSPWTRNRQPVLQGDNWWRGHAAAFLKYVRLSPEVLRLGRVCQAKCEAAYFVVVLHHLRSVVIAVRGTETPEDLITDGLCGECSLSVEDLDGLINSNQIHPNVRQSVISSFPHYGHSGIVEAARDLFNQVEGNAGAGDSSPKSSGFLSSLLQDGCECEGYNVRIVGHSLGGAIAALLGIRLYGRYPNLHVYSYGTLPCVDSVVADACSEFVTSIVYGNEFSARLSVGSILRLRGATLTALSEDTTTDTAVIFRLARRLLHLSRYRGSKNKEKGPGLDIHPGAVTAEGISHIHGSQHMNNTEGNRTQDRDTSLWIEADMKSSSDESDLGDSPDSFCNPFAEITADIIPSDDPVSEFMEAVPSSDNVSAGDPHDIFLPGLIIHIVPQQRSFHLPLWKGCRIQEKAPSYKAYISDRERFKDIIVSPSMFLDHLPWRCYYAMQKILGTEHAKNLLDESEIV